TTGATGCTGCACTCGCCAAGAAGGGTGAAGCCTTGCACGAATTGCATTGCGTGAAGTGCCATGAAGACGGTGGCAGTTCACCCGACGACGACGCCGGTATTCTCGCCGGGCAATGGATGCCTTTCCTTATGCATCAAATGGCAGAATATAAAGCCGGCAAACGCCCCATGGATGAAAAAATGAAGCCAAAAATTGATGCGCTAAGCGACGAGGAAATTAAAGCACTCGTTAACTATTACGGCAGCATGCAGTAATTAATCCCCAGGTGTCCAAGCCCTGGAGTTAAACCCAGGGCAAGTTAACTTCGCTAATAAAACCTCATTAAAGCGAGCCGATCATGACAGACGAACAAAAAACACCACTCAAAGAACGTTTATGGCGTCGCCCAAGCAAGTGGTTTTTGTTCGGCATTCCCCTCGGCGGCTTCGCGATGCTGGCGATTGGCGCAATAGGCCTGGGTACCTTCAACTTTGCAGTACACGAAACCAGCAGCCTGGAATTTTGTATATCCTGCCACGAAATGGAAGCCAACGCCTTCGCCGAATATCAGCAGTCGGTGCATTATCAAAATGCCAGTGGCGTGAGGGCCGTGTGCGCAGACTGCCACCTCCCTAACAGTTGGGGCCCTAAAGTTCTAAAGAAAATGGAGAAGGGTTTTAAAGAAATACCCGCAAAACTGCTCGGCACCATTTCCACCCCGGAAAAATACGAAGCCAGACGTCTTGAAATGGCAGAAAATGTTTGGGCGGAGATGAAAGCCAGCGATTCTCGGGAATGTCGCAATTGTCATAGCTTGGAATCAATGGACCCGGAAGCCCAGGGTAGACGCACAGCGAAAAAACACAGCATGGAACGCCATGCCGAAAAAGGCGAAACCTGTATTGATTGCCACAAAGGAATTGCCCACAAATTGCCGGAAGGCTTTACCGGTTAAGGTCTTATCCTTATTCTTTTATTGGTAAAAGCGCGGCTGGCGTAAAATAAACACACTGCCTTCGCCCAGCTGACTTGAGGCGCTTAACTCGCCACCCGCAAGCTTGACCAGTTCGAGGGATATCGCCAAGCCCAAACCTGTACCAATATTTGCCGAACGATCTTGCTCAGCGAGTCGTTTAAAGCGGTCGAACATCAGAGGAATATCTTCTTTCGTAACTCCCTTACCGGTATCTCTCACCTGAATTTCAAACCAATCCTCCCCGTAATCCAAACTCACTTGTACATAGCCCTGTTCCGTATATTTCACCGCATTCGACAATAATGCACCAATCACCCGACGCAGCTTTTCACTGTCTATATTCGCTTCTAAAACACGGCCCTCGGCATCCAGCTTGTCACATGTTATAAAGCGTAGCTCGATATTTTTAGCGTCGGCCTGGGGTTGGTAATCATTAATACTCTGTTTAATTAATCTGAAAATATCGGTTTTTTCAGGTTAATGTTATATCGCCCGAATCAATGGAGGCCATATGAAGGACGTTACTCACCAGAGATTCCATGAGTTCGCCATTGCGTAAAATCGCCTCTAAGCTACGAATATCGCGCTCGCTCAGTACCTCGTTACCCTTCCTGCTAAGCCGTCGCGAAAAAACCAATGATGGCGTTAAGCGGTGTGCGAAATTCATGGGACATACTCGAAAGGAATTCCGATTTGTAATCAGCCGTACGCTGCAAATCCTCATTGGTTTTTTTTAGAGAGAAGTAAAATCGATCATAAAGGCGGGAGTAATACCAACCAATACCGCTGATACAGACCATAACAAGAATGAGCGCCAGCGTTTGCAAAAACTGGCTGTAGGGCGCTGCAAGTGCGTGGTGGCTCCATCGCACGTTAAATACATCCAGAAGACCTAAAACGGCAAAATAACTGCAGATAATAGCTGTAGCCACCCAACCTGCAGGTCGGCTAACCAACATGAAAGTCGCAACCGGTACGAATAATTGAAAAATGATAAATGGGCTGTCTAAACCCCCGTATTCAAAACTAAAATTACCCAGCGATATAAAAACCACCAA
The DNA window shown above is from Alteromonadaceae bacterium 2753L.S.0a.02 and carries:
- a CDS encoding trimethylamine-N-oxide reductase cytochrome c-type subunit TorC; its protein translation is MTDEQKTPLKERLWRRPSKWFLFGIPLGGFAMLAIGAIGLGTFNFAVHETSSLEFCISCHEMEANAFAEYQQSVHYQNASGVRAVCADCHLPNSWGPKVLKKMEKGFKEIPAKLLGTISTPEKYEARRLEMAENVWAEMKASDSRECRNCHSLESMDPEAQGRRTAKKHSMERHAEKGETCIDCHKGIAHKLPEGFTG
- a CDS encoding histidine kinase/DNA gyrase B/HSP90-like ATPase translates to MIGALLSNAVKYTEQGYVQVSLDYGEDWFEIQVRDTGKGVTKEDIPLMFDRFKRLAEQDRSANIGTGLGLAISLELVKLAGGELSASSQLGEGSVFILRQPRFYQ